ACATGATCGACGCCTATTCAGACCGCGACTACGAGACCCGTAACTCGTACTCGGTGATGGAGTGGTCGGGCGGCGAAGGATTCAGCGGACCAGTCGGCGAGGTCGTAGCGATCAAAGAAGTCGAAAAGGACTATCTTGTGATCGCCTACACCGAGGGCTCGCCCGGCTACTCCGAGATGGCCCGCTACCGAAAACGAGAGTTCGACGCTCTCTCAAAGGAGGACCAAAGCGTTCTCTTGCTGAGCTTCATTCGCGCTTTGAGCAGAGACGGAGACGTCTTCGAGGAGGGAATGTTCACCATCGACTTCAAGCGAATTCTGAAGAAGGAGGCAGACGTGCTCTTCAAGGCGATGGGCGTCAAAGGGGACTCCATCGGTTTCTACGAGCTCGAGGGCAATCTCAATATCGAAGGCGAGCTCGAAGATGCTCTCTCCGCGATTAATGCCCGCGCTGCTGCCGTCAAAATCGAGGTATTACTCATATAAGGTAATTACCTTATATGAGTAATGCCTTACGAGGGTAATAGGGCGACTAAAGACCAAGATCACGATCTAACCAAGATGGTGCGCATGGATAAGCTAAAGGAGGTTTGATGGTTCATATTCTTGTCCCTGAAAGACAATCACCAAATACAATTGATCAGATCAACGCTCAGACAAAGACCGTTAGATCTATTATTGAAGAGAATCAGGCGAAGTATGATGACGGAATAGCTCGACTTGGCGATATTATCACCTCTCAAGAGTACGCTGATATCTTGACGGGTAGCGACATTGGTTGTCCTGGGTATTACAACCATAAGTGGGAGACTGATCTTATGATCAGTTCAACAACAGGAAGACATGAGGAGGATAGGGATCAAGAGGTCTACATCGCTGAATTCCTCGCTGTGTGCTCCGAGCTACTGGAGCTTGGCACAAGCGGAACAATCTTTGACTGGCGAACACCAGCGAGTGATATCTTTCACGGTCTCATTTCCTCTCTCAAGGAACCTTGGTTTATCGACCGCTATCCGCAGACCCTCCCTAATTTTGTATGGGTAGACTTCACGTCTGAAGACATGAAAGCTAAGATCCCATCATCGCTACATTCAAGCTCGGCACTTGCCATTGAAAGAGCCAACATGATTCTCATCAACCAAGATGTATCCTCATGGGCCCTTGGACACTACATGATTCACGAGTTGGCACACTTACTAGTCAGGGCGCCTCACACGGCTCATGGTAGGTATTTCCGCTATTGTAGCATATGGATGTGGGGCAACCTCGACAAAGAGCTTGGAACGCAGATGGGGGCAAAGCTGATGGCATTCTATCAGGCGTCTGATCTCTCTTACTCTCTTCCGCCAAGTAAGGTTCAGTGATGTACCATACGATTAAGAGGGCAAAAGCAGCAGGACTTCCGCGTCCAAGGCTGCGTATTCCAACTGCTGCAGCGTTAGCGGCCGTTGAGCCCAATCGCTAGTTTGCTGCGTCTTGTCCAATGCGATATTGAGTTCCCTCTCGCAAACCGCTTTCAGGCTGTGACCATCCAGTGCATCTGGGTCGCGCATCCGTGAAGCGACCATGGTGTCATGCACACCGTTCAAGGCCAGGCCCACCCTTTCAAAGACTTCCTCTTCGAAAGCGGCATTGTGGATAAGCTTTGTGGGAGACTCCTCGCTCAGAATATCAGCCAAGACCCTCAAATCAGCGATCTCAAGTGCATCGATTAGATAAGTCTCGGTGGGGCTAGCCAGCTGTATGAGGCAAAGGGTACGGGTGCCTAATGTGGTCTCCACGTCCAAGCCAAGGACGCTCTCTTCTTTCAGAGTTTTCACAGCGCTTCGTAATTCGGCTTCTGACGCGATCCATTTCCGTTTCCGCCCACGAGTCCAAGATTCGGGCAGCTGAGTCTTAGCTTGCGTTCTAGGCGCCTCCAAAAGGGCAATCTCGCGTTTCGTAGGCAAGCCGATTCCGTCGGGCACGCTTGAGAGTCCACTACGATGGTCACCCGTAAGCCAACCCCATGTGGCGGCAATGTCGATGAGGTGTGTAGCGAGGACCTCGCGTTCCACCCATGGTGGCATCAGCGTCTGGAATTTCGATAGTCGATAGTTCGGAAGGGATTGGCCCACCTCCGCCCAAAATCGCTCATTCTCCCAGAATTCAAACTCCTTAAGCTTAGACAGTGTTTGTTGAAAGACATGTGGCTCCGCCGTAACTCCGCGTATCCTCAGGGCGAAGTTATCTTCGGAGATCTCCCAGCCCGGCATACTCGCGTTTAGGGCTCGTCTGAGTGTGGAATTGATTTTTCCACCGGCGAAAGTCCACCAGGTGATTTGTCTGTCACCAAACTCAACCCCGTCAAACTCGGCTTCCCAAACGTTGGCCATTGCGCCACGCCAGCGCTTAAGTGCAAGCGCGGCCTTTCGGTCCAAGTACTTAAACTCCTGCTCGGACGCCAAAATTGCCTTCATCTTCTGACAAAGTTCGAAGCCCAAAAACTGCGGGCTAAAGCCACCCCATTTCGGCTCCTTCCCCCGCGGTGCTGGGCCCACAATCACACGCTTGTCGGTATGCCGCACTTCTTTCACGAACCAAGACTTTCCCGCCAAAAGAAACGAGCTGATGTTTTCGCTCAACATGTCCACAAATTCCTGTTCAAGGAATCCTAGCGGACTGCCCGTCTCCTGCGCGACGGTGTAGAACTCGGGGCTTGAGAAGACCGCATAGAGTTCCATGAAGTTCTTCTTGCCAAATCGATGCTCTGCCTTGGATCCCAAAACCAGGAGACCAGACGTTTCAAGTAACGAGCGGTCCTTGATGAGCCAGTCCACGAGCCGTTCAAACTCTGCGCGATGAATGCCAGAAAAGTCAGGAACCTTCGCGAAATGCTCCCACGCCTTGTCGCGGCTGATTCCGCCTCTAGCGAGTGACATGGCGAGTAGTTGATGGATCAACACAGGCCAAGCGCGGTTGGTCAGCTCCACGGACTCCACCCATTTCTCACGCGTCAGCTCGATTAGAGCTACCGCCTGCAAAACCGAATCCTCAGCTTCACAAAAGAAGGTCGTGTTTGCGTGCTTCCCAGCGCGGCGCCCCGTTCGGCCCATACGCTGTTTGAAAGAACTTACGGTAGTGGGGGCACCGGCCTGGAAGACCAAATCCAAATCACCCACATCGATCCCAAGCTCCAAGGTCGATGTGCAAATGATGCAGGCGGCATCTCCCTTGTGGAAGCGTTCCTCGGCCAATTCACGCTCTTCTTTCGACACCGAACCATGGTGCACAAAGATTTCGGTGCCACGGTCGCGCATCTTTTGGGCAACGTTTTCGGTGGTTGCTCGCGTTTGGCAGAAGAAGAGGCTCTTCTTGCCAACGCCCATAAGTGCCGCGGCGCTTGAGAGCGCAAGCGGATTCTCATCGTGCATGACGAGCAGCTCTCGCGGCTCAGGCTTGGATGGCGGGTCAACTACTCGTCCGCCTCTCTTCGAAGAGCCCGCAATCCACTCCAGAATTGCATCAGGGTTTCCGACGGTGGCACTAAGCCCCACCCGCTGAACATCGAATTGACTCACATTTGCGAGTCGCTCCAAGACGCTTATCAGGTGAGAACCACGGTCCGTGCCCGCCATCGCGTGTACCTCGTCAACAATCACAAACCTCAAGTTCCTGAAAAGTTCGCGCTCATTGACCCGCGACGACATCAACATCACCTCCAATGACTCCGGAGTGGTCATCAAGAGGTCGGTGGGATCTTTCAGGAACCGCTTGCGCTCCGATTCCGAGACGTCGCCGTGCCAAACCATACGACGCATGCCCACCATTTCGGTATAGAGCCCAAGTCGATCACGTTGATTGTTGAGTAGCGCCTTGATTGGTGCCACGTAGACGGCTCCAACACCCGGCAACTGATCATTCATCAACCGTGCAAGAGTAGGAAAGATAGACGCCTCCGTCTTTCCACCCGCAGTTGGCGCCAGGATAACGACATTCAGTCCCTCCAGAAGGGTCTCGCCCGCCAGCTCCTGAACCGGACGTAATGCACTCCATCCGAGTCGACTAACAATTGCGTCTTGAAGCCGCGGTGGGAATTTCGAGAAAACGGTCAAAACACATCCATAACCGGAATGGGTTCTTCATCAGGGTCAAACCCCGCGTCATTGCCTTCGATCACACTCTCTTCTTCGAGGCTCAGTGATACGGGTTCAAACTTCCATTCCTTCATAGGATTGAACTCAGGATTCTGCTCGACGATATCCATTTGTTCGACCAACTGACGCAAGTACTGCCGCGGAACAATTCCGACATCCTTCTTAAACCCTTTTGTAACCTCATCCACCAGCCGGTCGATAAACTCCTCGCTTATCTTCTCCTCAAGGTTACCCCGAGATTTGGCTGGGTAGAGCTCCCGCAACTTCATCGACACTTCCTTCAGTCGCTTCTCGTCAAATGGCACGAGCTCGATCTGAGGTTGACGCATGTTTGCGAAGGTGCCCTGACGTGTAAATCGAATACGGTCGTGCAGTGGTGCAAGGCCGCAAACACCCCGAGTCGTGTCAAAAAACTCCGGTGTACCCGTGAAGATCCACAACATACCTGGATACGAGCCCGCAATATCTACAATCTGTCGGATACCGTTGAGGGATTTGCCCCGAGAAGTCTTATTCGGGACGCGCAGAATCGTCTCAACCTCGTCGATGATGACAACCAAGCCCTTATAGCCGGACGCCTTGACGATCTCGAGCACGCCACGAAGGTAATCCATGGCGTCTTTGCTCTCGATATTTCCGCGAATACCTGCTGCCTTCTTTGCTGATGCACTCACGTTCGAGCTGCCGCAAAGCCACGAGAGGAGAGAGCCCGCTTCAGCAGACTCGCCACGTTGCTTAAAATCAAAAATCGTCTGAACCACGCGGATGAGGTCTGCCGGAGCCTTGCCACTGGACATCGCATTCAGGTTTTCCTTGATGCGTGCACGCACTTTGTCGTCGAAGTCCCGGGCATTCTCATCAGCGCCGGCATCGATCAGCTGCTCCTCGACACGGTAGATCCAGCGGTCCAAGATATCGTTGAAAGCGCCGCGCTCACACATCGAGGTACCAAGCTCAGACATTATCTTTCGATAGACCTCGTCAAACTTGTGAAATCTCAGATCGTTGTCGGAAACCACAACAAAACTCGTCGCGTATCCCGCATTTCTCGCCTCGAGCTGGGCGAGCTTGGCCATAAACGTCTTCCCGCAACCATAGCCACCGCGCAAGAACTTGGTTTGACCCTCTCCTCGCTCGATCAACTCAAGCTGCCGCTTGATTTCGTTTCGTTGTCTGTCGATCCCCACAGCAAACGTATCAATCCCACGCTCGGGTACAACGCCCGTGCGCAACTTCTCAAAAATATGATCCACGTCTCGTTGAGTTAACGCACTCATTTCTTTCCACCTTCACGGAAGTAGCGCTTGATTCCGCCGATATGGTCTACTTTCAAATCAAAAGGCGCAAGCCTGACGTACGCCTCCACGTGCGTGGCGAACGCGCGTGCCGCGCGCGACTTGCCAGTTAGCGCTATGATCTCTTCTTCTGTGACTACACCATGCTTCGCTAAATGTTCAAAAATTGGCCGCGCGTCGTCCGGCATCTTCGCCAACCAGTCGATATCTTCATGCTCTTTTTCGTCTCGCTGCTCGTCTTCAAAGACCTCACCTGACGCGCTCAAATCGAATCGATGGTCGGGTAGGAACGGCGTCACATCCGCTACTTTGCTTGGGTGGAACACTTCCACAGGAACACGCTGATCTGTTTGTCCACTCAGCTTGAAGAAGACCTCAAAAGGCTTGCCGACTGGTGCGTGGATGGAACCCGCTTCGGTACGTGCCCCTCGCGCCTGGCAAAGCTCTACCCGCGCATCTCTGCGGTCAGGCACGTGCATGGATAGCTCGATTTCACGTGAAGCGCCGAAGCCAAGTGCCACCTGGGCCTGAACCTCCACGATGAGCTCCAAACAATGCATACCCGCCACGCCCTCTTTGACCTTGCCTTTCACCGCATAAGAAAGGGTGTTGCCCCCGCTCGGCGAGCGATGCACAACTTTGAGGACAGGAATGACGCGCTCTTGAAGACTGTTTCCGCCATGGACAAAATTGAGCGAGCGTTTTCCGACCTCAAAAACAGCCGTCGTCTCGGGGAACATCAAATAGCCTTTCGCCCCCACATACCCCAGATCCTCCAGTGTCACTCGAACCTCGCCCGGATGGTCGGCAGCCACCATGGAGTAGACGTGACGGCGCGAGGGGTCCACCTTGCGACCATGAGGCAGAGAAATCCGTGTTCGGTCGTCCAAAAGCAAGAAGCCATGGTCACTGGTGATCACGAAACGTCTCACCCCAGCGTCTCGCAGTAGCTGCCACGCTGCACGAAGCTTCGACATCACATCATCAAACACAGAAGGCCCAACATTGCTCTCGCCGGCTTTGTCGATCTCTTCGCTATGTACCACCACAAGTTTAGCCCTCGAGATAGATTGGCGCAGACTCGACGCATCTCGAGAAACGACTTCTTCCAGGGATATCCAAGGGCAATTCACGCCGCCGACTCGCTCATGCATTGCGCGTTTTCGCGCCTCAGGTCTCAGTACCTGAAACTCACCGGTTGAGAACCCGACAATCTTCTCACTCTTGTCTAAAACAGCGCTGAGTTTTCCACCGTTTGAGACTGGGGCTAGGGCGTTCATTCCGACACAAGTCTCGCTCGGAAGCTCGGCGAGTGCTGGGCTGAGCGACGCAACAACACCAGCGCTCGCCTCGAACGTACGCATCAACTCTTGCCCCATCTCGTAGCGCAATCCATCCACCACAAAGAATGCGGTTAAACCCTCTTCGGTGCTTGGTTTGACCACATCATCGAAGATATTGCGCTGTTGCATAGGAGGGCTCGGCAAGAAACCATCGGCGCGCGAAAGCTCCGAGAATCTCAAGGCCCATGCATCCGCCCACTTCCGCCAACGCACCCGCATTTCGTCCAATGCGGCTCGAAGCTCATGAAACTGAGGTAGTCGAGGGCTCAAAATAGCTGCTCGCCTTTGCTCCAAGTGACGATGCAAACGGTCAACGGCTTCACCGTGCATGGCATAAAACTGGAC
This Microvenator marinus DNA region includes the following protein-coding sequences:
- a CDS encoding DEAD/DEAH box helicase; this encodes MTVFSKFPPRLQDAIVSRLGWSALRPVQELAGETLLEGLNVVILAPTAGGKTEASIFPTLARLMNDQLPGVGAVYVAPIKALLNNQRDRLGLYTEMVGMRRMVWHGDVSESERKRFLKDPTDLLMTTPESLEVMLMSSRVNERELFRNLRFVIVDEVHAMAGTDRGSHLISVLERLANVSQFDVQRVGLSATVGNPDAILEWIAGSSKRGGRVVDPPSKPEPRELLVMHDENPLALSSAAALMGVGKKSLFFCQTRATTENVAQKMRDRGTEIFVHHGSVSKEERELAEERFHKGDAACIICTSTLELGIDVGDLDLVFQAGAPTTVSSFKQRMGRTGRRAGKHANTTFFCEAEDSVLQAVALIELTREKWVESVELTNRAWPVLIHQLLAMSLARGGISRDKAWEHFAKVPDFSGIHRAEFERLVDWLIKDRSLLETSGLLVLGSKAEHRFGKKNFMELYAVFSSPEFYTVAQETGSPLGFLEQEFVDMLSENISSFLLAGKSWFVKEVRHTDKRVIVGPAPRGKEPKWGGFSPQFLGFELCQKMKAILASEQEFKYLDRKAALALKRWRGAMANVWEAEFDGVEFGDRQITWWTFAGGKINSTLRRALNASMPGWEISEDNFALRIRGVTAEPHVFQQTLSKLKEFEFWENERFWAEVGQSLPNYRLSKFQTLMPPWVEREVLATHLIDIAATWGWLTGDHRSGLSSVPDGIGLPTKREIALLEAPRTQAKTQLPESWTRGRKRKWIASEAELRSAVKTLKEESVLGLDVETTLGTRTLCLIQLASPTETYLIDALEIADLRVLADILSEESPTKLIHNAAFEEEVFERVGLALNGVHDTMVASRMRDPDALDGHSLKAVCERELNIALDKTQQTSDWAQRPLTLQQLEYAALDAEVLLLLPS
- the brxD gene encoding BREX system ATP-binding protein BrxD, with protein sequence MSALTQRDVDHIFEKLRTGVVPERGIDTFAVGIDRQRNEIKRQLELIERGEGQTKFLRGGYGCGKTFMAKLAQLEARNAGYATSFVVVSDNDLRFHKFDEVYRKIMSELGTSMCERGAFNDILDRWIYRVEEQLIDAGADENARDFDDKVRARIKENLNAMSSGKAPADLIRVVQTIFDFKQRGESAEAGSLLSWLCGSSNVSASAKKAAGIRGNIESKDAMDYLRGVLEIVKASGYKGLVVIIDEVETILRVPNKTSRGKSLNGIRQIVDIAGSYPGMLWIFTGTPEFFDTTRGVCGLAPLHDRIRFTRQGTFANMRQPQIELVPFDEKRLKEVSMKLRELYPAKSRGNLEEKISEEFIDRLVDEVTKGFKKDVGIVPRQYLRQLVEQMDIVEQNPEFNPMKEWKFEPVSLSLEEESVIEGNDAGFDPDEEPIPVMDVF
- the pglZ gene encoding BREX-6 system phosphatase PglZ is translated as MIMFGQVSSALEKELRAEIRKDGVVIWLDADHHYTGFVDGLRARRQNGELPYEVTAYRGSHLELMFQLEGIAAGPTRAPLLIHMPGFNEESIKASPVYEFYLAGKRFRRAMKTLVVEAATSHAAPEAIALFADSPDLSLEAADEWVKACIEAASGGFQAQLKLRGAEGVLQDLLGGTFQLTDPKYATEFWEQWTVWTGITQQWPLYGLGATHDWASWAFALAGWALSVEFVDDLQREPVSPLLRGVGELPQAVKLTCRGIARMLRDHHPDFYQRAADDTQALLADEVQVAHARDLGKIDTFRFEEDLVLNAALESLQKTDWNPVLTWATPRVKEPHTSFWLRRDPSRVLAWELLLLGASLGQAIGNAGQTLGGQSIDEAVQFYAMHGEAVDRLHRHLEQRRAAILSPRLPQFHELRAALDEMRVRWRKWADAWALRFSELSRADGFLPSPPMQQRNIFDDVVKPSTEEGLTAFFVVDGLRYEMGQELMRTFEASAGVVASLSPALAELPSETCVGMNALAPVSNGGKLSAVLDKSEKIVGFSTGEFQVLRPEARKRAMHERVGGVNCPWISLEEVVSRDASSLRQSISRAKLVVVHSEEIDKAGESNVGPSVFDDVMSKLRAAWQLLRDAGVRRFVITSDHGFLLLDDRTRISLPHGRKVDPSRRHVYSMVAADHPGEVRVTLEDLGYVGAKGYLMFPETTAVFEVGKRSLNFVHGGNSLQERVIPVLKVVHRSPSGGNTLSYAVKGKVKEGVAGMHCLELIVEVQAQVALGFGASREIELSMHVPDRRDARVELCQARGARTEAGSIHAPVGKPFEVFFKLSGQTDQRVPVEVFHPSKVADVTPFLPDHRFDLSASGEVFEDEQRDEKEHEDIDWLAKMPDDARPIFEHLAKHGVVTEEEIIALTGKSRAARAFATHVEAYVRLAPFDLKVDHIGGIKRYFREGGKK